One Neodiprion pinetum isolate iyNeoPine1 chromosome 1, iyNeoPine1.2, whole genome shotgun sequence genomic window carries:
- the LOC124217222 gene encoding uncharacterized protein isoform X9, giving the protein MEPKLKEDEGIEAREKIQERKKMNGKMDEVYDLLEMLRGIEGCKDINAFLLSMSSAIDICLAMKQSGCLPLLIKLINARGHDTEAKEITSQVFHNIIQATADRSTEQPETRIYNLLEQLKDYCQMLRSIPETEHSPPEPTCTLHQNSPQNDEQVQPIKYSTRYSEKNSMLQPSDVADETETIRIPKKENSDSSSKPDVFGVYAETDLDQPTDYSLRYAEDDTDEEEKQNSGYFAENEQAFVPEDTIKTYCTEGTPYETPFNFSTATSMSDLRVDDSKDTDVSKKNPMKIVENNSKDNESTFEPSPEESNGQIVANNESESRKNVSERSSDQVSPEKSDKYCEEVVDKEGKMVTFGGEDHYAEETPLMFSRTSSLGSLGGFEQHSIHDDRSSVVSDFSSWRTSGIVSPSELPDSPTQTVPPSPRHNKSQPEFTNRSQDETSKLPAHRLCEHKANGRSNATKRSVFEDDIAAFKEESTPIDFSAATSLSSLTIDDEPKIANDSKFKENREKLGEAIPEEREETSPTRLEHQDTIKIAEIDEVSEGEDDEGMLDACINIGMQSIINRKDEQKPSVNSDEIADIVETVDTDQETDGDEDDDMLAACISIGMHSTFRNRKEDQKGSESSDIASVAEVVDVGEISDEHDDDEGMLAACINIGIQRAINRQEDPKTILKPEIANSVEAEDSLKISDVDSDGEEMLAACINVGIQSIHKQSLRRSSMTKPPIQPVSNLTRYQTSSALNHLDGGLTTFPGNHRQTLKCLKGRPDDTAIPDSIHIYCTEDTPANISPAGSHSNLSVLSMLSSPGIVEKSCEPRIMESNAGRSDILAIDSLTLSEEDDVIVAKLIESGMRKVQLNGNPACGITLPVSSKSDQERPCRTPSTSPAEPVFIKPKKDSPNSNDTGPLRSQSPEDERRYEATTFATLDVESRNCKSLDITPVSTELKCSKHDFDTE; this is encoded by the exons GTTGCTTGCCGCTGTTGATCAAACTCATAAATGCACGCGGTCATGATACAGAAGCTAAAGAAATAACGTCCCAAGTATTTCACAACATAATACAAGCCACAGCTGACAGAAGTACAGAGCAGCCAGAAACTAGGATCTACAATCTTTTGGAACAATTGAAAGATTATTGTCAAATGCTTAGATCAATCCCTGAGACTGAGCATTCCCCACCTG AGCCGACATGTACCCTACACCAGAACAGTCCACAAAATGATGAACAGGTTCAGCCGATAAAATACTCGACAAGGTATTCAGAAAAAAACTCTATGCTACAGCCGAGTGATGTCGCCGATGAGACTGAAACTATAAGAATaccgaaaaaagaaaattcagaCTCAAGCTCAAAGCCGGATGTCTTTGGCGTTTATGCAGAAACGGATTTAGACCAACCGACCGACTACAGTTTGCGATATGCAGAGGATGATACAGATGAAGAGGAGAAACAGAATTCAGGATACTTTGCTGAAAATGAGCAAGCTTTTGTACCAGAAGATACGATAAAGACTTACTGCACAGAAGGAACCCCTTACGAAACACCTTTCAACTTCTCGACTGCGACATCGATGTCAGACTTGCGTGTTGATGATTCAAAGGACACGGATGTTTCCAAGAAAAACCCAATGAAAATCGTCGAAAACAATTCAAAGGACAACGAATCTACCTTCGAACCCAGTCCAGAAGAATCAAACGGTCAAATCGTCGCTAATAATGAATCCGAAAGTCGAAAAAACGTTTCTGAACGCAGCTCTGACCAAGTATCTCCAGAAAAGTCTGATAAATATTGTGAAGAAGTTGTGGATAAAGAAG GAAAGATGGTTACATTTGGGGGAGAGGATCATTACGCCGAAGAAACGCCTCTCATGTTTTCTCGGACCAGTTCTCTTGGTTCTCTGGGTGGGTTTGAACAGCATTCTATCCACGACGATCGCAGCTCGGTTGTCAGCGATTTTAG TAGCTGGCGCACGAGCGGAATTGTTTCTCCTAGTGAGTTACCTGATTCGCCGACACAAACGGTACCACCGAGCCCTCGTCACAACAAATCCCAACCTGAATTCACCAACAGGTCTCAAGACGAAACTTCTAAATTACCTGCGCATCGTTTGTGTGAGCATAAAG CGAATGGCAGATCGAACGCGACAAAGCGTAGCGTTTTTGAAGACGATATTGCAGCGTTTAAGGAGGAGTCTACTCCAATAGATTTCTCAGCTGCAACAAGTCTCAGTTCGCTGACAATTGACGACGAGCCTAAAATCGCTAATGATTCGAAGTTCAAAGAGAATAGGGAAAAATTGGGAGAAGCAATTCCAGAAGAAAGGGAAGAAACCTCACCTACACGGCTTGAACATCAAGACACAATAAAGATCGCAGAGATCGACGAAGTCAGTGAAGGAGAGGATGACGAAGGAATGCTGGATGCCTGCATAAACATCGGGATGCAAAGCATAAT AAACCGTAAAGACGAGCAAAAACCGTCGGTAAATAGCGACGAGATAGCAGATATAGTTGAGACCGTGGACACAGATCAAGAAACAGATGGGGATGAAGATGACGATATGCTGGCTGCATGTATCAGCATAGGAATGCATTCCACATTCCG GAATCGCAAAGAAGACCAAAAAGGCTCCGAATCCTCGGACATTGCAAGTGTAGCTGAAGTGGTTGATGTGGGGGAAATCAGCGATGAACATGACGACGACGAAGGCATGCTGGCTGCCTGTATTAATATTGGAATACAAAGAGCGAT TAATCGACAAGAGGACCCCAAAACAATATTAAAGCCTGAGATCGCAAACTCCGTGGAGGCTGAAGATTCTCTCAAAATCAGCGACGTAGATAGTGATGGTGAAGAAATGTTGGCCGCTTGCATAAACGTTGGGATACAAAGCAT ACACAAACAATCTCTAAGAAGAAGCAGTATGACGAAGCCTCCCATTCAACCGGTCAGCAATCTGACGAGGTATCAGACAAGTTCTGCACTGAATCATTTGGACGGTGGCTTAACAACGTTTCCTGGTAACCACAGACAGACGTTGAAGTGTCTTAAAGGTAGACCTGATGACACAGCGATTCCAGACAGCATTCATATATACTGCACAGAAGATACTCCTGCCAACATATCTCCGGCTGGTTCGCATTCTAATCTTTCGGTATTGTCTATGCTGAGCTCGCCCGGAATCGTAGAAAAGAGCTGCGAGCCCAGGATCATGGAGAGTAACG CTGGGCGCTCGGATATTTTGGCTATCGACAGTCTGACGCTttccgaagaggacgacgttATCGTAGCTAAGCTAATAGAGTCGGGAATGCGTAAG GTGCAGCTCAACGGCAATCCAGCCTGTGGAATCACGCTCCCTGTTTCCAGTAAAAGTGACCAAGAAAGACCGTGCCGAACTCCATCAACTTCTCCAGCCGAACCTGTTTTTATTAAACCTAAAAAAG ATTCGCCAAATTCGAATGATACAGGGCCTCTCAGATCCCAGTCTCCGGAAGATGAGCGAAGATATGAAGCCACGACTTTCGCAACGCTTGACGTAGAAAGCCGAAACTGCAAGAGTCTAGATATTACGCCTGTTTCAACCGAATTGAAATGTTCTAAACACG ATTTCGATacggaatag
- the LOC124217222 gene encoding uncharacterized protein isoform X3, whose amino-acid sequence MEPKLKEDEGIEAREKIQERKKMNGKMDEVYDLLEMLRGIEGCKDINAFLLSMSSAIDICLAMKQSGCLPLLIKLINARGHDTEAKEITSQVFHNIIQATADRSTEQPETRIYNLLEQLKDYCQMLRSIPETEHSPPEDVNDQPVDYSQKYSEPNPVVQNKIPCNSNNQPIDYSMKYYENNSLNQDDVSNDGKVQGTVDYGKRFSEPTCTLHQNSPQNDEQVQPIKYSTRYSEKNSMLQPSDVADETETIRIPKKENSDSSSKPDVFGVYAETDLDQPTDYSLRYAEDDTDEEEKQNSGYFAENEQAFVPEDTIKTYCTEGTPYETPFNFSTATSMSDLRVDDSKDTDVSKKNPMKIVENNSKDNESTFEPSPEESNGQIVANNESESRKNVSERSSDQVSPEKSDKYCEEVVDKEGKMVTFGGEDHYAEETPLMFSRTSSLGSLGGFEQHSIHDDRSSVVSDFSWRTSGIVSPSELPDSPTQTVPPSPRHNKSQPEFTNRSQDETSKLPAHRLCEHKANGRSNATKRSVFEDDIAAFKEESTPIDFSAATSLSSLTIDDEPKIANDSKFKENREKLGEAIPEEREETSPTRLEHQDTIKIAEIDEVSEGEDDEGMLDACINIGMQSIINRKDEQKPSVNSDEIADIVETVDTDQETDGDEDDDMLAACISIGMHSTFRNRKEDQKGSESSDIASVAEVVDVGEISDEHDDDEGMLAACINIGIQRAINRQEDPKTILKPEIANSVEAEDSLKISDVDSDGEEMLAACINVGIQSIHKQSLRRSSMTKPPIQPVSNLTRYQTSSALNHLDGGLTTFPGNHRQTLKCLKGRPDDTAIPDSIHIYCTEDTPANISPAGSHSNLSVLSMLSSPGIVEKSCEPRIMESNAGRSDILAIDSLTLSEEDDVIVAKLIESGMRKVQLNGNPACGITLPVSSKSDQERPCRTPSTSPAEPVFIKPKKDSPNSNDTGPLRSQSPEDERRYEATTFATLDVESRNCKSLDITPVSTELKCSKHDFDTE is encoded by the exons GTTGCTTGCCGCTGTTGATCAAACTCATAAATGCACGCGGTCATGATACAGAAGCTAAAGAAATAACGTCCCAAGTATTTCACAACATAATACAAGCCACAGCTGACAGAAGTACAGAGCAGCCAGAAACTAGGATCTACAATCTTTTGGAACAATTGAAAGATTATTGTCAAATGCTTAGATCAATCCCTGAGACTGAGCATTCCCCACCTG AAGATGTAAACGACCAGCCAGTCGATTACAGTCAAAAATATTCGGAACCAAACCCTGTAGTCCAGAATAAAATCCCCTGCAATTCAAATAATCAACCCATCGATTACAGCATGAAATACTATGAAAACAATTCATTAAATCAAGATGATGTGTCCAACGATGGTAAAGTCCAAGGCACAGTTGATTATGGTAAACGATTTTCAGAGCCGACATGTACCCTACACCAGAACAGTCCACAAAATGATGAACAGGTTCAGCCGATAAAATACTCGACAAGGTATTCAGAAAAAAACTCTATGCTACAGCCGAGTGATGTCGCCGATGAGACTGAAACTATAAGAATaccgaaaaaagaaaattcagaCTCAAGCTCAAAGCCGGATGTCTTTGGCGTTTATGCAGAAACGGATTTAGACCAACCGACCGACTACAGTTTGCGATATGCAGAGGATGATACAGATGAAGAGGAGAAACAGAATTCAGGATACTTTGCTGAAAATGAGCAAGCTTTTGTACCAGAAGATACGATAAAGACTTACTGCACAGAAGGAACCCCTTACGAAACACCTTTCAACTTCTCGACTGCGACATCGATGTCAGACTTGCGTGTTGATGATTCAAAGGACACGGATGTTTCCAAGAAAAACCCAATGAAAATCGTCGAAAACAATTCAAAGGACAACGAATCTACCTTCGAACCCAGTCCAGAAGAATCAAACGGTCAAATCGTCGCTAATAATGAATCCGAAAGTCGAAAAAACGTTTCTGAACGCAGCTCTGACCAAGTATCTCCAGAAAAGTCTGATAAATATTGTGAAGAAGTTGTGGATAAAGAAG GAAAGATGGTTACATTTGGGGGAGAGGATCATTACGCCGAAGAAACGCCTCTCATGTTTTCTCGGACCAGTTCTCTTGGTTCTCTGGGTGGGTTTGAACAGCATTCTATCCACGACGATCGCAGCTCGGTTGTCAGCGATTTTAG CTGGCGCACGAGCGGAATTGTTTCTCCTAGTGAGTTACCTGATTCGCCGACACAAACGGTACCACCGAGCCCTCGTCACAACAAATCCCAACCTGAATTCACCAACAGGTCTCAAGACGAAACTTCTAAATTACCTGCGCATCGTTTGTGTGAGCATAAAG CGAATGGCAGATCGAACGCGACAAAGCGTAGCGTTTTTGAAGACGATATTGCAGCGTTTAAGGAGGAGTCTACTCCAATAGATTTCTCAGCTGCAACAAGTCTCAGTTCGCTGACAATTGACGACGAGCCTAAAATCGCTAATGATTCGAAGTTCAAAGAGAATAGGGAAAAATTGGGAGAAGCAATTCCAGAAGAAAGGGAAGAAACCTCACCTACACGGCTTGAACATCAAGACACAATAAAGATCGCAGAGATCGACGAAGTCAGTGAAGGAGAGGATGACGAAGGAATGCTGGATGCCTGCATAAACATCGGGATGCAAAGCATAAT AAACCGTAAAGACGAGCAAAAACCGTCGGTAAATAGCGACGAGATAGCAGATATAGTTGAGACCGTGGACACAGATCAAGAAACAGATGGGGATGAAGATGACGATATGCTGGCTGCATGTATCAGCATAGGAATGCATTCCACATTCCG GAATCGCAAAGAAGACCAAAAAGGCTCCGAATCCTCGGACATTGCAAGTGTAGCTGAAGTGGTTGATGTGGGGGAAATCAGCGATGAACATGACGACGACGAAGGCATGCTGGCTGCCTGTATTAATATTGGAATACAAAGAGCGAT TAATCGACAAGAGGACCCCAAAACAATATTAAAGCCTGAGATCGCAAACTCCGTGGAGGCTGAAGATTCTCTCAAAATCAGCGACGTAGATAGTGATGGTGAAGAAATGTTGGCCGCTTGCATAAACGTTGGGATACAAAGCAT ACACAAACAATCTCTAAGAAGAAGCAGTATGACGAAGCCTCCCATTCAACCGGTCAGCAATCTGACGAGGTATCAGACAAGTTCTGCACTGAATCATTTGGACGGTGGCTTAACAACGTTTCCTGGTAACCACAGACAGACGTTGAAGTGTCTTAAAGGTAGACCTGATGACACAGCGATTCCAGACAGCATTCATATATACTGCACAGAAGATACTCCTGCCAACATATCTCCGGCTGGTTCGCATTCTAATCTTTCGGTATTGTCTATGCTGAGCTCGCCCGGAATCGTAGAAAAGAGCTGCGAGCCCAGGATCATGGAGAGTAACG CTGGGCGCTCGGATATTTTGGCTATCGACAGTCTGACGCTttccgaagaggacgacgttATCGTAGCTAAGCTAATAGAGTCGGGAATGCGTAAG GTGCAGCTCAACGGCAATCCAGCCTGTGGAATCACGCTCCCTGTTTCCAGTAAAAGTGACCAAGAAAGACCGTGCCGAACTCCATCAACTTCTCCAGCCGAACCTGTTTTTATTAAACCTAAAAAAG ATTCGCCAAATTCGAATGATACAGGGCCTCTCAGATCCCAGTCTCCGGAAGATGAGCGAAGATATGAAGCCACGACTTTCGCAACGCTTGACGTAGAAAGCCGAAACTGCAAGAGTCTAGATATTACGCCTGTTTCAACCGAATTGAAATGTTCTAAACACG ATTTCGATacggaatag
- the LOC124217222 gene encoding protein IWS1 homolog isoform X7 — protein sequence MEPKLKEDEGIEAREKIQERKKMNGKMDEVYDLLEMLRGIEGCKDINAFLLSMSSAIDICLAMKQSGCLPLLIKLINARGHDTEAKEITSQVFHNIIQATADRSTEQPETRIYNLLEQLKDYCQMLRSIPETEHSPPEDVNDQPVDYSQKYSEPNPVVQNKIPCNSNNQPIDYSMKYYENNSLNQDDVSNDGKVQGTVDYGKRFSEPTCTLHQNSPQNDEQVQPIKYSTRYSEKNSMLQPSDVADETETIRIPKKENSDSSSKPDVFGVYAETDLDQPTDYSLRYAEDDTDEEEKQNSGYFAENEQAFVPEDTIKTYCTEGTPYETPFNFSTATSMSDLRVDDSKDTDVSKKNPMKIVENNSKDNESTFEPSPEESNGQIVANNESESRKNVSERSSDQVSPEKSDKYCEEVVDKEGKMVTFGGEDHYAEETPLMFSRTSSLGSLGGFEQHSIHDDRSSVVSDFSSWRTSGIVSPSELPDSPTQTVPPSPRHNKSQPEFTNRSQDETSKLPAHRLCEHKANGRSNATKRSVFEDDIAAFKEESTPIDFSAATSLSSLTIDDEPKIANDSKFKENREKLGEAIPEEREETSPTRLEHQDTIKIAEIDEVSEGEDDEGMLDACINIGMQSIMNRKEDQKGSESSDIASVAEVVDVGEISDEHDDDEGMLAACINIGIQRAINRQEDPKTILKPEIANSVEAEDSLKISDVDSDGEEMLAACINVGIQSIHKQSLRRSSMTKPPIQPVSNLTRYQTSSALNHLDGGLTTFPGNHRQTLKCLKGRPDDTAIPDSIHIYCTEDTPANISPAGSHSNLSVLSMLSSPGIVEKSCEPRIMESNAGRSDILAIDSLTLSEEDDVIVAKLIESGMRKVQLNGNPACGITLPVSSKSDQERPCRTPSTSPAEPVFIKPKKDSPNSNDTGPLRSQSPEDERRYEATTFATLDVESRNCKSLDITPVSTELKCSKHDFDTE from the exons GTTGCTTGCCGCTGTTGATCAAACTCATAAATGCACGCGGTCATGATACAGAAGCTAAAGAAATAACGTCCCAAGTATTTCACAACATAATACAAGCCACAGCTGACAGAAGTACAGAGCAGCCAGAAACTAGGATCTACAATCTTTTGGAACAATTGAAAGATTATTGTCAAATGCTTAGATCAATCCCTGAGACTGAGCATTCCCCACCTG AAGATGTAAACGACCAGCCAGTCGATTACAGTCAAAAATATTCGGAACCAAACCCTGTAGTCCAGAATAAAATCCCCTGCAATTCAAATAATCAACCCATCGATTACAGCATGAAATACTATGAAAACAATTCATTAAATCAAGATGATGTGTCCAACGATGGTAAAGTCCAAGGCACAGTTGATTATGGTAAACGATTTTCAGAGCCGACATGTACCCTACACCAGAACAGTCCACAAAATGATGAACAGGTTCAGCCGATAAAATACTCGACAAGGTATTCAGAAAAAAACTCTATGCTACAGCCGAGTGATGTCGCCGATGAGACTGAAACTATAAGAATaccgaaaaaagaaaattcagaCTCAAGCTCAAAGCCGGATGTCTTTGGCGTTTATGCAGAAACGGATTTAGACCAACCGACCGACTACAGTTTGCGATATGCAGAGGATGATACAGATGAAGAGGAGAAACAGAATTCAGGATACTTTGCTGAAAATGAGCAAGCTTTTGTACCAGAAGATACGATAAAGACTTACTGCACAGAAGGAACCCCTTACGAAACACCTTTCAACTTCTCGACTGCGACATCGATGTCAGACTTGCGTGTTGATGATTCAAAGGACACGGATGTTTCCAAGAAAAACCCAATGAAAATCGTCGAAAACAATTCAAAGGACAACGAATCTACCTTCGAACCCAGTCCAGAAGAATCAAACGGTCAAATCGTCGCTAATAATGAATCCGAAAGTCGAAAAAACGTTTCTGAACGCAGCTCTGACCAAGTATCTCCAGAAAAGTCTGATAAATATTGTGAAGAAGTTGTGGATAAAGAAG GAAAGATGGTTACATTTGGGGGAGAGGATCATTACGCCGAAGAAACGCCTCTCATGTTTTCTCGGACCAGTTCTCTTGGTTCTCTGGGTGGGTTTGAACAGCATTCTATCCACGACGATCGCAGCTCGGTTGTCAGCGATTTTAG TAGCTGGCGCACGAGCGGAATTGTTTCTCCTAGTGAGTTACCTGATTCGCCGACACAAACGGTACCACCGAGCCCTCGTCACAACAAATCCCAACCTGAATTCACCAACAGGTCTCAAGACGAAACTTCTAAATTACCTGCGCATCGTTTGTGTGAGCATAAAG CGAATGGCAGATCGAACGCGACAAAGCGTAGCGTTTTTGAAGACGATATTGCAGCGTTTAAGGAGGAGTCTACTCCAATAGATTTCTCAGCTGCAACAAGTCTCAGTTCGCTGACAATTGACGACGAGCCTAAAATCGCTAATGATTCGAAGTTCAAAGAGAATAGGGAAAAATTGGGAGAAGCAATTCCAGAAGAAAGGGAAGAAACCTCACCTACACGGCTTGAACATCAAGACACAATAAAGATCGCAGAGATCGACGAAGTCAGTGAAGGAGAGGATGACGAAGGAATGCTGGATGCCTGCATAAACATCGGGATGCAAAGCATAAT GAATCGCAAAGAAGACCAAAAAGGCTCCGAATCCTCGGACATTGCAAGTGTAGCTGAAGTGGTTGATGTGGGGGAAATCAGCGATGAACATGACGACGACGAAGGCATGCTGGCTGCCTGTATTAATATTGGAATACAAAGAGCGAT TAATCGACAAGAGGACCCCAAAACAATATTAAAGCCTGAGATCGCAAACTCCGTGGAGGCTGAAGATTCTCTCAAAATCAGCGACGTAGATAGTGATGGTGAAGAAATGTTGGCCGCTTGCATAAACGTTGGGATACAAAGCAT ACACAAACAATCTCTAAGAAGAAGCAGTATGACGAAGCCTCCCATTCAACCGGTCAGCAATCTGACGAGGTATCAGACAAGTTCTGCACTGAATCATTTGGACGGTGGCTTAACAACGTTTCCTGGTAACCACAGACAGACGTTGAAGTGTCTTAAAGGTAGACCTGATGACACAGCGATTCCAGACAGCATTCATATATACTGCACAGAAGATACTCCTGCCAACATATCTCCGGCTGGTTCGCATTCTAATCTTTCGGTATTGTCTATGCTGAGCTCGCCCGGAATCGTAGAAAAGAGCTGCGAGCCCAGGATCATGGAGAGTAACG CTGGGCGCTCGGATATTTTGGCTATCGACAGTCTGACGCTttccgaagaggacgacgttATCGTAGCTAAGCTAATAGAGTCGGGAATGCGTAAG GTGCAGCTCAACGGCAATCCAGCCTGTGGAATCACGCTCCCTGTTTCCAGTAAAAGTGACCAAGAAAGACCGTGCCGAACTCCATCAACTTCTCCAGCCGAACCTGTTTTTATTAAACCTAAAAAAG ATTCGCCAAATTCGAATGATACAGGGCCTCTCAGATCCCAGTCTCCGGAAGATGAGCGAAGATATGAAGCCACGACTTTCGCAACGCTTGACGTAGAAAGCCGAAACTGCAAGAGTCTAGATATTACGCCTGTTTCAACCGAATTGAAATGTTCTAAACACG ATTTCGATacggaatag